The Vitis riparia cultivar Riparia Gloire de Montpellier isolate 1030 chromosome 10, EGFV_Vit.rip_1.0, whole genome shotgun sequence genome includes a region encoding these proteins:
- the LOC117923949 gene encoding uncharacterized protein LOC117923949: MQRSSLLCSSSSFSPLPTALPTSNHFALPVRGRPTRPVVASVRLPLTRLRNFRHTLSPLHSTATEEVLETSKVESEFVEVGYISSVHGLQGEIRVKPNTDFPELRFAEPGIRWLRQQFSGKETIREVELVEGRGHPGQKTWILKFGGIDTVEEAKQLVGSSLLVREDDRPELEEGEFYSRDLLGMRVTLKETGEPVGTVVNVFSTGANDLLQVMLDPSVKTPDHTGNPKSEMGVSGPLVWVPFVEAIVPNVDMNKREMQITPPKGLLELNLRSHERSKKERRQLEWKQRRKFQRRLIAAKKKLHEMEQQHVFHGFRFGQKAQRSLLADQIVGVNSKLLQQALQNIELSSQRWSSSEFISTKLTKLGQRTLKVSKKCLTTPGSEEKLDSNFELQEKGLHLMSKGKMAIVLFVNDSEKHGRCSVPELVDSESAGNSISFLQTLLSDDRISLKKEDRVSVPLIMVSPAHEVHSLENLFSNHDHFAFDPKKVWFLEDEKLPVVSNSLGGENTQKILMKSPWEILQTSVGSGGVISLLSSENILDNLSEMGVEYIEIRSVNEEFVSGHSLLGLVSSLESDVGIQISEGIEDIEENFHMIFSMKFMNKLTKQMKKLQFHGIPKLNSHVEMVEKEWVDVTPTSPNSLELGCSIYSSLDACSLDKVCVVEIRE, from the exons ATGCAGAGATCGTCTCTTCTGTGCTCTTCAAGCTCCTTCTCTCCGTTACCCACTGCTCTCCCCACCTCCAACCATTTCGCGCTGCCGGTTCGGGGTCGGCCCACTCGTCCTGTTGTTGCTTCTGTTCGGTTACCCTTGACTCGTTTGCGGAACTTCCGACACACCCTCTCCCCTCTGCACAGCACAG CTACTGAAGAAGTCCTCGAAACAAGTAAGGTTGAATCAGAATTCGTTGAAGTTGGATACATTTCCAGTGTTCATGGGCTTCAAGGGGAGATTCGTGTAAAACCCAATACTGATTTTCCCGAGTTGCGATTTGCTGAG CCTGGAATAAGATGGTTGAGGCAACAGTTCTCTGGAAAAGAAACAATTCGAGAAGTTGAGCTGGTGGAGGGAAGGGGACACCCTGGACAGAAGACTTGGATACTGAAATTTGGTGGAATTGATACAGTAGAAGAG GCTAAGCAACTTGTGGGATCAAGTTTACTTGTAAGGGAAGATGATAGGCCCGAGTTGGAAGAAGGCGAATTTTACTCTCGTGATCTTCTTGGCATGAGAGTTACTCTTAAG GAAACTGGTGAACCAGTGGGAACTGTTGTAAATGTCTTCAGCACTGGAGCAAATGATCTTTTACAGGTCATGCTTGATCCATCAGTTAAAACTCCCGATCATACTGGGAATCCAAAATCAGAAATGGGTGTTTCTGGTCCCCTTGTTTGGGTACCGTTTGTTGAAGCGATTGTTCCAAATGTTGATATGAATAAAAGAGAAATGCAGATTACACCTCCCAAAGGACTGCTTGAGTTAAATTTACGCTCACATGAGAGGTCAAAGAAAGAAAGGCGCCAGCTT GAATGGAAGCAAAGGAGAAAATTCCAAAGACGTCTTATAGCAGCTAAAAAGAAACTGCATGAAATGGAGCAACAACATGTCTTTCATGGGTTTAGATTTGGACAGAAAGCTCAAAGGAGCTTACTTGCAGATCAGATTGTTGGTGTCAATTCCAAGTTGCTTCAACAGGCCCTCCAGAATATTGAGCTATCCTCTCAAAG ATGGAGTTCATCTGAGTTCATCAGTACTAAATTAACCAAGTTAGGCCAGCGTACTTTAAAAGTATCAAAGAAATGCCTCACTACTCCTGGTAGTGAAGAGAAGCTAGACTCAAATTTTGAATTGCAAGAGAAGGGACTCCATTTGatgtcaaaaggaaaaatggccattgttttatttgtaaatgACAGTGAGAAACATGGAAGGTGCTCTGTTCCTGAGCTTGTTGATTCTGAAAGTGCAGGGAATTCAATTTCCTTCCTTCAGACATTACTTTCTGATGATCGGATATCTTTAAAG AAAGAAGACCGTGTTTCAGTGCCTCTTATTATGGTTTCCCCAGCTCATGAAGTCCACTCTCTGGAGAATCTATTTTCAAATCATGATCACTTTGCTTTTGACCCCAAAAAG GTCTGGTTCTTGGAAGACGAGAAGCTACCTGTTGTTAGCAATTCTCTAGGAGGAGAAAACACACAGAAGATTTTAATGAAATCACCATGGGAGATACTCCAAACATCAGTTGGATCTGGAGGAGTTATTAGCTTACTCTCATCAGAGAACATTCTAGACAATCTTAGCGAAATGGGTGTGGAATACATTGAG ATACGCAGTGTTAATGAAGAATTTGTTAGCGGTCATTCACTCCTTGGGCTTGTTAGTTCACTTGAATCAGATGTGGGGATCCAGATATCTGAAGGTATTGAAGATATCGAGGAAAACTTTCACATGATCTTCTCcatgaaatttatgaataaGTTGACGAAACAGATGAAAAAACTCCAGTTTCATGGGATCCCAAAGCTAAATTCACATGTAGAGATGGTTGAGAAAGAGTGGGTTGATGTTACCCCCACCTCCCCCAACTCATTAGAGCTGGGTTGTTCTATTTACAGTAGCTTGGATGCTTGTTCTTTGGATAAGGTTTGTGTAGTGGAAATCAGAGAGTAA
- the LOC117924179 gene encoding 60S ribosomal protein L32-1: MAVPLLSKKIVKKRVKKFKRPQSDRKVSVKTNWRRPKGIDSRVRRKFKGCTLMPNIGYGSDKKTRHYLPNGFKKFVVHNAQELELLMMHNRTYCAEIAHNVSTRKRKEIVERAAQLDVVVTNKLARLRSQEDE, translated from the exons ATGGCGGTGCCGTTGCTGTCCAAGAAGATCGTGAAGAAGAGGGTCAAGAAGTTCAAGAGGCCTCAGAGCGATCGCAAGGTCTCTGTCAAG ACAAACTGGCGCAGACCCAAGGGTATTGATTCTCGAGTCCGTAGAAAGTTCAAGGGATGCACTCTGATGCCCAACATTGGTTATGGGTCAGACAAGAAGACCCGCCATTATCTTCCTAATGGTTTCAAGAAATTTGTTGTGCACAATGCTCAAGAGCTTGAACTGTTGATGATGCACAACAG GACTTACTGTGCTGAGATTGCACACAATGTGTCCACAAGGAAGAGGAAAGAGATTGTGGAGAGAGCAGCCCAGCTTGATGTTGTTGTTACCAACAAGCTGGCCAGGTTGCGCAGCCAGGAGGATGAGTGA